In the Halorussus rarus genome, CTTGCAGTATCTGTCGTCGCGGAATCTGTCTGTCTCCCATTGTCACTTGTTAGCGAAGAACCCGAGTGACAAGAAGGTTTATATTAATAACAATAAGTTCACACAGGTGATGATCGACGAATATCCGGGATAGTACCGGGTTTATCCCGATAAGCGGGACATATTCATTACGATATGCGGGACCGATTTTCGACGGTTATTAGAGAATGAGACGGAAATCACCCGACAGCAGTGGAACAGACGAAAATCGGTCTTGCTTAACAATTCCGGAAAACGAGAACTTATGGAGAGCGGTACCGTTTTGCTTTCTATGGATGGTCCTGATAAAGAGAAGTTAAAAACCATAGAAAGAGGGTTTTCGATACTGGAGTGGATACGCGAGAACGACGGCGGAGAGGTCGCGGAGGTGGCCGCGGCCCTCGACATGAGTACGAGCACCGTCCACCGGTATCTCGACTCGCTGCACTCCGAGGGGTATCTCGTGAAGGAGGGCGGGGTCTACCACCTCTCGCTCAACTTCCTGACCCTCGGCGAGCAGGCCCGCACACGCAAGGACGTGTACACCAACGCCAAGGATTACACGCGGATGCTGTCGGACGAGAGCGGCTGTCGGTCGAGTTTCGTCGTCGAGGAACACGGCCGGGGCGTGTACCTCTACACCTCGCCCGGCGACCACGGCGTGTGGACCAGATCCACCATCG is a window encoding:
- a CDS encoding IclR family transcriptional regulator, with the protein product MDGPDKEKLKTIERGFSILEWIRENDGGEVAEVAAALDMSTSTVHRYLDSLHSEGYLVKEGGVYHLSLNFLTLGEQARTRKDVYTNAKDYTRMLSDESGCRSSFVVEEHGRGVYLYTSPGDHGVWTRSTIGKRVPLHVTAAGKSILAFLPDERVVEIVDEHGLTRETEHSITDEDELHEELARVRENGYAFNDEEQIAGVIAVGAPVENRDGEVIGAFSVSGPANRLTEDWFREELPSIVLGLTSEFELRLTLS